AACTCTACTTCAACGTCTGCCACTTCAACACGATGCTGTTCTCCCCACAACTTAAGCGGGCCACAGGCCAATAGAGGGTCATCACCGACTCTCGCGCTTTGCTCGACGGTGCGAAAAAGCGCCCTGATTTGCGCCAAAAGCTCGTCCGGCGCGAACGGCTTGGTGAGATAAGCATCCGCTCCCAATTCTAAACCAAATACCTTATCTCGCAATTCGTCCCTCGCCGTCAATATCAGGATCGGTAAATAAGACGGGGATTGCCGGATCTTCCGGCAGACTTCGTAACCGTCCATGCCGGGCATCATGATGTCGAGGACCACTAAGTCAGGCTGAGAGGATAGCAGGGCCAACGCCTCAGGCCCGGAGTGAGCAACGATGATGTCATACCCGGCCTGCTTCAAGAGTGTAGCCAGGGCGCTGGTGATAGCAGGTTCGTCGTCAACCACCAAAATTTGTTTAGGCCGCATGCGTGTATGACAAAGCGATAAAGCAAGTTGCTCAACACAGTATGCCATAGAAAAGGCGCTCAGGGAAAAATTCTCATCGGCTTGTTACACAACTGTTACACAAATGAGATGGGGTTGTGATGTTGGCATAGTACAGTAATAGGCAGATTTCAAATCCATCAATT
This window of the Chloroflexota bacterium genome carries:
- a CDS encoding response regulator transcription factor, which produces MRPKQILVVDDEPAITSALATLLKQAGYDIIVAHSGPEALALLSSQPDLVVLDIMMPGMDGYEVCRKIRQSPSYLPILILTARDELRDKVFGLELGADAYLTKPFAPDELLAQIRALFRTVEQSARVGDDPLLACGPLKLWGEQHRVEVADVEVELTPKEFELLRLFMRQPGHVFGRETLLREVWGYDFTGDTRTVDVHIQRLRAKIETDPAQPQRICTVRGFGYRLVCPPS